Proteins from one Actinobacillus delphinicola genomic window:
- the dsbC gene encoding bifunctional protein-disulfide isomerase/oxidoreductase DsbC, producing the protein MKKLLTLCTLMTLSSVSFASDQPLQQELQRLGLTNAEISASPVPGLKTAMTDMGVFYISQDGKYLLEGKMYKIGSKGIVDLTNQALMSKLNSFSKEMVVFPAAHQKYVINVFLDISCHFCHKMFEQTKAYNDLGITVRYLAFPRNGLDSMTAQQMEAIWRAKDPAYALTQAENNNTYPEKMLIPDIVKKQYDLGIQFGVQGTPTIVMSNGQTIGGYVPPERLLEILKHQ; encoded by the coding sequence ATGAAAAAACTTCTTACACTCTGTACATTGATGACACTTTCTAGTGTGAGTTTTGCATCGGATCAACCTTTACAGCAAGAGTTGCAAAGATTAGGGTTAACAAATGCTGAAATCAGTGCATCACCAGTCCCAGGATTAAAAACCGCAATGACCGATATGGGAGTCTTTTACATCAGTCAAGATGGTAAATATTTACTTGAAGGCAAAATGTATAAAATAGGATCCAAAGGTATTGTAGATTTAACCAATCAGGCCTTGATGTCAAAATTAAACAGTTTCTCAAAAGAAATGGTTGTATTTCCTGCAGCACATCAAAAATATGTCATTAATGTCTTTTTAGATATCAGTTGCCATTTCTGTCACAAGATGTTTGAACAAACAAAAGCATATAATGATCTTGGTATTACAGTGCGTTACCTCGCTTTCCCTCGTAATGGTCTAGATTCTATGACAGCCCAACAAATGGAAGCAATTTGGCGAGCTAAAGATCCTGCATACGCCTTAACACAAGCAGAAAATAATAATACCTACCCTGAAAAAATGTTGATACCAGATATTGTGAAAAAACAATACGATCTTGGCATTCAATTTGGTGTGCAAGGTACACCAACAATCGTCATGAGCAATGGTCAGACAATTGGTGGGTATGTGCCACCTGAAAGATTATTGGAAATATTAAAACATCAATAA
- the hemG gene encoding menaquinone-dependent protoporphyrinogen IX dehydrogenase, translated as MKILILYSTQDGQTQKIAYYLAEHLAPCQVENMNEFRGSLADFDVVIIGAPIRYGHFHPSLFRFIKGHRAILSYKETAFFGVNLTARKADKRTPETNPYMRKYLAGIAPIWQPKLKAVFAGALRYPRYKLIDRYMIKLIMKLTGGETDTSKEVEYTDWQQVDQFIVEIKEKFLQKN; from the coding sequence ATGAAAATTTTAATTTTGTACTCAACCCAAGATGGTCAGACACAAAAAATTGCCTACTATCTTGCTGAGCATTTAGCACCGTGCCAAGTTGAAAATATGAATGAATTTCGAGGTTCTTTGGCTGATTTTGATGTCGTTATTATCGGCGCACCGATACGCTATGGGCACTTCCATCCAAGTTTGTTCCGTTTTATAAAAGGACATCGTGCAATTCTGAGTTATAAAGAAACCGCCTTCTTTGGTGTAAATTTAACAGCACGCAAAGCAGATAAGAGAACTCCTGAAACTAATCCATACATGAGAAAATATTTAGCAGGTATTGCGCCTATTTGGCAGCCTAAATTAAAAGCAGTATTTGCAGGGGCGTTGCGTTACCCACGTTATAAACTTATTGATCGCTACATGATTAAGTTAATCATGAAATTGACGGGTGGGGAAACTGATACATCTAAAGAAGTTGAATATACGGATTGGCAACAAGTAGATCAGTTTATTGTTGAAATTAAAGAAAAATTTTTACAAAAAAATTGA
- a CDS encoding L-threonylcarbamoyladenylate synthase has translation MSQFFYIHPTNPQARLIGQAVEILKKGGVIVYPTDSGYALGCLINNKQGVDRIVQIRQLAEDHNFTLLCEDLSEISQYAKVDNQCYRLLKNNTPGAYTFILPATKELPRRLMVSKRKTIGIRVPDNNIALALLNALQEPLLSCSLMLPNEENITQTDPEEIRDCLEKQVDLIIHGGVLEPTPTTVVDLTDDDIRILRVGRGDTAPFE, from the coding sequence ATGAGTCAGTTTTTTTACATTCATCCAACTAATCCCCAAGCTCGCTTAATTGGGCAAGCTGTTGAGATTTTGAAAAAAGGTGGCGTAATTGTATATCCAACCGATTCAGGTTATGCGTTAGGTTGTTTAATTAATAATAAACAAGGTGTAGATCGGATAGTTCAAATTCGTCAATTGGCGGAGGATCATAATTTTACCTTGTTATGCGAAGATCTCTCCGAAATTTCACAGTATGCAAAAGTTGATAACCAATGTTATCGATTATTAAAAAATAATACACCAGGGGCTTATACCTTTATTTTGCCTGCAACCAAAGAATTACCAAGACGATTAATGGTCAGCAAACGTAAAACGATAGGTATTCGAGTACCTGACAACAATATTGCATTGGCATTGCTTAACGCCTTACAAGAGCCTCTTTTGTCTTGTTCGTTAATGTTGCCGAATGAAGAAAATATCACGCAAACCGATCCAGAAGAAATTCGGGATTGCTTAGAAAAACAGGTAGATTTGATTATTCATGGTGGTGTTTTGGAACCAACACCAACTACTGTTGTAGATTTAACGGATGATGATATTCGTATTTTACGAGTAGGACGAGGGGATACCGCACCGTTTGAATAA
- a CDS encoding DNA polymerase III subunit psi: MPKPSRRDKMLYQMGIPQWELVHPNTLRGIANMPIAENVQLVLVAEKTLDKAEQFIQDVLCVLDMPSQNCLCLSFDLTTNLNLSHSVIFWFLGANQENITAIQKAFSDCIIWQTPNFEQLLKTASAKKQLWQQIQQGTLC, from the coding sequence ATGCCAAAGCCATCACGACGCGATAAAATGCTTTATCAAATGGGGATCCCACAATGGGAATTGGTTCATCCCAATACATTGCGTGGAATCGCTAACATGCCTATTGCTGAGAATGTACAACTAGTGCTGGTGGCTGAGAAAACATTGGATAAAGCGGAACAATTTATACAAGATGTTTTATGCGTATTGGATATGCCGAGTCAAAATTGCTTATGTTTAAGTTTTGATTTAACGACGAATTTAAACTTATCGCATTCTGTTATTTTTTGGTTTTTAGGTGCAAATCAAGAAAATATTACTGCTATACAAAAAGCCTTTTCAGATTGCATTATTTGGCAAACACCTAACTTTGAACAATTACTTAAAACAGCTTCTGCCAAAAAACAATTATGGCAACAAATACAACAAGGGACGTTATGTTAG
- the acpP gene encoding acyl carrier protein, translating to MSIEDRVKKIVVEQLGVKEEDVKPEASFIEDLGADSLDTVELVMALEEEFDIEIPDEDAEKITTVQSAIDYVTKNQ from the coding sequence ATGAGCATTGAAGATCGCGTGAAAAAAATTGTTGTTGAACAATTAGGTGTTAAAGAAGAAGACGTTAAACCAGAAGCTTCATTCATTGAAGATTTAGGTGCTGACTCTTTAGACACTGTTGAATTAGTGATGGCGTTAGAAGAAGAATTTGATATTGAAATTCCAGATGAAGACGCAGAAAAAATCACTACAGTTCAATCTGCAATTGATTACGTAACAAAAAATCAATAA
- the gfa gene encoding S-(hydroxymethyl)glutathione synthase produces the protein MTSKFNLHPQINNGFTATNPEFTGGTLHCKCQENPVVVKLSSQTAHNHACGCSKCWKPEGALFSQIAVVPSDKLSVEANEDKLYVVDSSAVIKRHACKECGVHMYGRIEDTNHPFYGLDFVHTELSDEKGWTAPSFAAFVSSIIEAGTNPEDMTAIRAQFEELGLPTYDCLSPVLMDAIAFHIYKSKHNK, from the coding sequence ATGACATCAAAATTTAATCTACACCCACAAATCAACAACGGTTTTACTGCAACTAACCCAGAATTTACTGGCGGTACTTTACACTGTAAATGTCAAGAAAACCCAGTTGTTGTGAAATTATCTTCACAAACAGCACACAACCACGCTTGTGGGTGTTCAAAATGTTGGAAACCTGAAGGAGCATTGTTTTCACAAATCGCTGTTGTGCCAAGTGACAAACTTAGCGTAGAAGCGAACGAAGATAAACTTTATGTTGTAGACTCTAGCGCTGTTATTAAGCGTCATGCCTGCAAAGAATGCGGTGTTCATATGTATGGTCGTATCGAAGATACAAACCATCCTTTCTATGGTTTAGATTTCGTTCACACTGAACTTTCTGACGAAAAAGGTTGGACTGCACCATCATTCGCAGCTTTCGTATCTTCTATCATTGAAGCTGGTACGAACCCTGAAGATATGACCGCAATTCGCGCTCAATTTGAAGAGCTAGGCTTACCGACTTACGATTGCTTATCTCCAGTACTTATGGACGCTATCGCTTTCCATATCTACAAGAGCAAGCACAATAAATAA
- the ybaK gene encoding Cys-tRNA(Pro) deacylase, which produces MAMKIHKTNAMRMLDRAKVEYKIHEYPTDGSIAATDVARLLDEPTERVFKTLVTTDNNKNFFVFCVPSEEELDLKAAARTAGVKKIEMLKQKDLFPLTGYVHGGCSPVGMKKQFPTFIHETAKDWESIYVSGGKIGLQIEINPLDLEKLINAKFASFIKAHNE; this is translated from the coding sequence ATGGCAATGAAAATTCATAAAACAAATGCGATGCGCATGCTAGATCGTGCAAAAGTGGAGTATAAAATCCACGAATATCCAACTGATGGTTCTATCGCAGCAACAGATGTAGCAAGGCTTTTAGATGAGCCAACAGAACGTGTATTCAAAACATTAGTCACAACGGATAATAACAAAAACTTCTTTGTATTTTGTGTTCCAAGTGAGGAAGAACTGGATTTGAAAGCAGCTGCACGCACGGCGGGAGTGAAAAAAATTGAGATGCTTAAACAAAAAGATCTCTTCCCTCTAACTGGTTATGTCCATGGCGGTTGCTCTCCTGTTGGCATGAAAAAACAATTCCCAACTTTTATCCATGAAACAGCAAAAGATTGGGAAAGTATTTATGTATCAGGTGGCAAAATTGGATTACAAATAGAAATCAATCCATTAGACTTAGAAAAACTTATCAATGCAAAATTTGCATCTTTCATTAAAGCCCATAATGAATAA
- the tsf gene encoding translation elongation factor Ts, whose amino-acid sequence MAEITAQLVKELRERTGAGMMECKKALVEANGDIELAIDNMRKSGQAKAAKKAGRVAAEGVIIVRIAKDHGVMIEMNCETDFVAKDAGFLGLANEVADYALAHEGISIEDLQKEFEEKRAALVAKIGENMTIRRVKFLKGDELGSYLHGAKIGVLVAGKNANEELLKKVAMHIAASRPDFVRPEDVPADVVAHERKIQIEIAMQSGKPQEIAEKMVEGRMKKFTGEVSLTGQPFVMDPSITVGEFLKQNGADVVDFVRLEVGEGIEKEETDFAAEVAAMTK is encoded by the coding sequence ATGGCTGAAATTACAGCACAATTAGTAAAAGAACTGCGTGAACGTACTGGCGCAGGTATGATGGAATGCAAAAAAGCATTAGTTGAAGCAAATGGTGATATCGAACTTGCTATCGACAACATGCGTAAATCAGGTCAAGCAAAAGCAGCTAAAAAAGCTGGTCGTGTTGCTGCTGAAGGCGTTATCATCGTTCGTATCGCTAAAGATCACGGTGTGATGATTGAAATGAACTGCGAAACTGACTTCGTAGCTAAAGACGCAGGTTTCTTAGGCTTAGCGAATGAAGTTGCTGATTACGCATTAGCTCATGAAGGTATCAGCATCGAAGATCTTCAAAAAGAATTTGAAGAAAAACGTGCGGCATTAGTTGCTAAAATCGGTGAAAACATGACTATCCGTCGTGTTAAATTCTTAAAAGGTGACGAACTAGGTTCTTACTTACACGGTGCTAAAATCGGTGTTTTAGTTGCTGGTAAAAATGCAAACGAAGAATTATTGAAAAAAGTTGCTATGCACATCGCTGCAAGCCGCCCAGACTTCGTTCGCCCTGAAGATGTTCCAGCAGACGTTGTTGCACACGAACGTAAAATCCAAATTGAAATCGCAATGCAATCTGGTAAACCACAAGAAATCGCTGAAAAAATGGTTGAAGGTCGCATGAAGAAATTCACTGGCGAAGTATCTTTAACAGGTCAACCATTCGTTATGGATCCATCAATCACTGTTGGTGAATTCTTAAAACAAAATGGTGCTGACGTTGTTGACTTCGTACGTTTAGAAGTAGGTGAAGGTATCGAAAAAGAAGAAACTGATTTCGCTGCAGAAGTTGCTGCAATGACTAAATAA
- the rsmC gene encoding 16S rRNA (guanine(1207)-N(2))-methyltransferase RsmC, whose protein sequence is MNISPESQVLERHLDLLNQGSVLFAGNVTDNFPQQLKSQKIPTHVWSWYFDYAKDFSEEACTFGSNCYQQADLILFYWTKNKLENQFQLLQLLSKAPIGQKVLIIGENRSGVRSAEKLLAPYGEIAKIDSARRCSLYHFELTEKVNFNFDEFWKTTEFIPHFNVASLPGVFSANVLDEGTKLLLSTLDNRHFFGDILDLGCGAGVIGTYIKQKFPNIHLVMSDIHAMALESSRRTLLINNLMGDVIASDVFSHIEGKFDVILSNPPFHDGLDTAYRAVTALITQAKWHLKEGGELRIVANRHLPYPDLLDQHFGSHEVLAKNNKFVVYSVHN, encoded by the coding sequence ATGAATATTTCCCCTGAAAGCCAAGTACTAGAACGCCACTTAGATCTATTAAATCAAGGTTCGGTACTTTTTGCAGGTAATGTCACTGATAATTTCCCACAACAATTAAAATCACAAAAAATCCCAACACATGTTTGGTCATGGTATTTTGACTATGCCAAAGATTTCAGCGAAGAAGCCTGTACTTTTGGAAGTAACTGTTATCAGCAGGCAGATTTAATTCTCTTTTATTGGACAAAAAATAAGCTAGAAAATCAATTCCAACTCTTACAACTTCTTTCCAAAGCTCCTATCGGTCAAAAAGTACTGATTATCGGTGAAAATCGCTCTGGCGTGCGTTCTGCTGAAAAACTACTTGCACCTTATGGAGAGATTGCCAAAATTGACTCAGCGCGCCGTTGTTCTCTGTATCATTTTGAATTAACAGAAAAAGTAAACTTCAATTTTGATGAATTCTGGAAAACAACCGAATTTATACCACACTTTAACGTAGCAAGTTTGCCTGGCGTATTTAGTGCCAATGTCCTTGATGAAGGAACCAAACTCCTCCTATCAACCTTAGATAATCGCCATTTCTTTGGGGATATTCTCGATCTTGGATGTGGTGCAGGGGTAATTGGTACCTATATCAAACAAAAATTCCCTAATATTCATCTCGTCATGAGCGATATTCATGCCATGGCACTTGAAAGTAGCCGCCGCACTTTACTCATCAATAATTTAATGGGCGATGTCATCGCAAGTGACGTTTTTTCCCACATTGAAGGAAAATTCGATGTCATTCTCTCAAACCCGCCTTTCCACGATGGGCTTGATACCGCTTACCGTGCAGTAACAGCACTTATTACGCAAGCAAAATGGCATTTAAAAGAAGGCGGAGAATTGCGTATTGTGGCAAATCGCCATTTACCTTACCCTGATCTACTCGACCAGCATTTTGGTAGCCATGAAGTGCTTGCCAAAAATAATAAATTTGTAGTGTATTCGGTGCATAATTAA
- the rpsB gene encoding 30S ribosomal protein S2 codes for MAQVTMREMLQAGVHFGHQTRYWNPKMKPFIFGARNGVHIINLEKTVPMFNEALAELTRISANGGKILFVGTKRAASEAVEKAAKECGQFYVNHRWLGGMLTNWKTVRQSIKRLKELEAQALDGTFDKLTKKEALMRTREMEKLEMSLGGIKDMAGIPDVIFVIGADYEHIAIKEANNLGITVFAVVDTNASPDGVDYIIPGNDDATRAINLYVDFAAKAVNEGRQNDETVTEELVADIVKDAE; via the coding sequence ATGGCACAAGTTACTATGCGTGAAATGCTTCAAGCTGGTGTTCACTTCGGTCACCAAACTCGTTACTGGAATCCAAAAATGAAACCGTTCATCTTTGGTGCTCGCAACGGTGTTCATATCATCAACCTTGAAAAAACTGTTCCAATGTTCAATGAAGCATTAGCAGAATTAACTCGCATTTCAGCAAACGGCGGTAAAATTTTATTCGTTGGTACTAAACGTGCAGCATCTGAAGCTGTAGAAAAAGCAGCTAAAGAATGTGGTCAATTCTACGTAAATCACCGTTGGTTAGGTGGTATGTTGACTAACTGGAAAACTGTTCGTCAATCAATCAAACGTTTAAAAGAACTTGAAGCTCAAGCACTTGACGGTACGTTCGACAAATTAACCAAAAAAGAAGCGTTAATGCGTACTCGTGAAATGGAAAAACTAGAAATGAGCCTTGGCGGTATCAAAGATATGGCTGGCATCCCTGATGTAATTTTTGTAATCGGTGCTGACTACGAACATATCGCTATCAAAGAAGCAAACAATCTAGGAATTACTGTATTCGCAGTTGTGGATACTAACGCAAGTCCAGATGGCGTTGACTACATCATCCCAGGAAACGATGATGCAACTCGCGCAATCAACCTTTATGTAGATTTCGCAGCTAAAGCTGTGAATGAAGGTCGTCAAAACGATGAAACAGTAACTGAAGAATTAGTTGCTGATATCGTTAAAGACGCAGAATAA
- the rluB gene encoding 23S rRNA pseudouridine(2605) synthase RluB has translation MKMQKKMPKRTPKVMRTSSRSSMTNTVEGEKLQKVLARAGKGSRREIEAMIEKGLVSVDGKMAKLGDRVDVHSGVKIRINGEVVNLTHAQKEMCRVLMYYKPEGELCTRVDPQGRATVFDRLPRLTGSRWIAVGRLDINTSGLLLFTTDGELANRLMHPSHEVEREYAVRVFGQVDDAMIGRLRRGVQLEDGMANFTSIKAAGGQGMNQWFNVTLMEGRNREVRRLWESQDIQVSRLIRVRYGNIELMKSLPRGGWEEMPLKQVNYLRELVGLPPETQSKLDQTQTKRRVKTGRIRKAVKRYGERNKQNNK, from the coding sequence ATGAAAATGCAAAAAAAAATGCCAAAACGTACTCCAAAAGTAATGCGAACGAGTTCACGCTCGAGTATGACGAATACGGTTGAAGGTGAAAAATTACAAAAAGTTTTAGCTCGAGCTGGCAAAGGGTCACGTCGTGAAATTGAAGCGATGATTGAAAAAGGGCTCGTAAGTGTTGATGGAAAAATGGCTAAACTTGGTGATCGTGTTGATGTTCATTCAGGTGTAAAAATTCGGATTAATGGTGAAGTCGTTAATCTTACTCACGCTCAAAAAGAAATGTGTCGTGTTTTAATGTATTACAAACCAGAAGGTGAGCTTTGTACACGAGTTGATCCACAAGGACGAGCAACCGTTTTTGATCGATTACCACGTTTAACTGGATCTCGTTGGATCGCAGTAGGGCGCTTGGATATCAATACTTCTGGATTATTGCTTTTTACAACGGATGGTGAACTAGCGAATCGCTTGATGCACCCAAGCCATGAAGTAGAACGTGAATATGCGGTACGTGTTTTTGGACAGGTGGATGATGCAATGATCGGACGTTTACGTCGAGGCGTACAACTTGAAGACGGCATGGCAAACTTTACCAGTATCAAAGCCGCTGGTGGACAAGGGATGAACCAATGGTTTAACGTTACGCTTATGGAAGGCCGTAATCGTGAAGTACGCCGCTTATGGGAGTCACAAGATATTCAAGTTAGCCGTCTTATTCGTGTTCGCTATGGTAATATTGAACTAATGAAATCATTACCTCGTGGCGGTTGGGAAGAGATGCCATTAAAACAAGTTAATTATCTTCGTGAATTGGTTGGGTTACCGCCAGAAACGCAGAGTAAACTTGATCAAACCCAAACGAAACGCCGTGTGAAAACGGGACGTATTCGTAAAGCAGTTAAACGCTACGGTGAGCGTAACAAGCAAAATAATAAGTAA
- the rimI gene encoding ribosomal protein S18-alanine N-acetyltransferase, producing the protein MLEIRELKEEDMEQIFSIEEKAHLVPWSLGILKNSQGKNYCNLLLKDDENPVGFAICQKVLDEATLLNIAIDPVAQQHGNGTFLLNALLKRLKDEGIVTVWLEVRVTNEKAIHLYKKLQFEEKGKRKNYYPLPDGGREDAFVMARDLTS; encoded by the coding sequence ATGTTAGAAATTAGAGAATTAAAAGAGGAAGATATGGAGCAAATTTTCTCAATAGAGGAGAAAGCGCACCTTGTTCCTTGGAGCCTTGGTATTCTTAAAAATAGCCAAGGAAAAAATTATTGTAATTTATTGTTAAAAGATGATGAAAACCCTGTAGGTTTTGCGATTTGTCAAAAAGTTTTGGATGAGGCAACCTTATTAAATATTGCTATTGACCCTGTGGCACAACAGCATGGAAATGGTACTTTCTTATTAAATGCGTTACTGAAACGCCTTAAGGATGAAGGGATTGTGACAGTTTGGTTAGAAGTGAGAGTAACTAATGAAAAAGCGATCCATTTATATAAAAAGTTACAGTTTGAAGAAAAAGGGAAACGTAAAAACTATTACCCACTTCCTGATGGCGGGCGAGAAGATGCGTTTGTTATGGCGAGAGATCTTACCAGTTAA
- the ppiD gene encoding peptidylprolyl isomerase gives MLMEKIGDSANSLASRILLGFIAVTFVLSGVAGYVFSRTDTYAVKVNGQEISQQSFQQRFNNAYQEISQRLGNQFAAVADSPDFNKNLRNNVLNQLIDQTLLNQYADQLKLGISKRQIETAIVMNPEFKQDGKFNNDLYLQVLKINGLTPDYYAHIVYNNLLLGQLQNGILGSNFVVPALADTLAKNFYQTRQIRVANISTDAIMNKMPVTDAEIKAYYDAHQAEFTVPEQVKVQYIDLTHQDVAKNINVTDVQVAQYYQDNLAQYTQQRVAHIQVPTKEEADKIYQELLNGADFATLAKEYSKDTLSAKNGGDLSWITPGMMPKAFEDAAIQLKAGQFSLPVKVDNAYHIIKVEEEKVQPLSDVKDEIATKLRNELALNAFYSTEKKLSDTAFGTTDNLDSVGKELNLPVHETTLFSRQDVPAALNYGSVVTALFNSDITQGGMNSEAISVGDQHSIVVRVLQHKAAGVRTLDEAKADITHLIQQQKAQAIAFQNAEKIATDLNANKPMPADVQFGKDETLSFSNTSQPDLTQAVFALPKSDKPMYYAVKMPAGEVKLVELEKVTDPALTPEQQKAFTQQVQQAKLMALNTLLVKALREHAEIKVNKDFMQAE, from the coding sequence ATGTTAATGGAAAAAATTGGCGATTCGGCGAATAGCCTCGCTTCTCGAATTCTCCTCGGTTTTATTGCGGTTACTTTCGTCTTAAGTGGTGTTGCGGGATACGTATTCTCACGTACGGATACCTATGCGGTCAAAGTAAATGGTCAAGAAATTTCTCAACAAAGTTTCCAGCAACGCTTCAATAATGCATATCAAGAAATTAGCCAACGTCTTGGCAATCAATTTGCTGCGGTTGCAGACTCACCTGATTTTAATAAAAATTTACGTAACAACGTACTAAACCAATTAATTGATCAAACTTTACTTAATCAATACGCTGATCAGTTAAAACTTGGTATCAGTAAACGTCAAATTGAAACAGCTATCGTTATGAATCCAGAATTTAAACAAGATGGTAAATTTAATAACGATCTTTATCTTCAAGTCTTAAAAATTAATGGTTTAACCCCTGATTACTACGCACATATCGTGTATAACAATCTTCTATTAGGGCAATTACAAAACGGGATTCTTGGTTCTAACTTCGTTGTTCCTGCTTTAGCAGATACCCTTGCGAAAAACTTCTATCAAACCCGTCAAATTCGTGTAGCAAACATCTCAACTGACGCAATTATGAATAAAATGCCAGTTACAGATGCTGAAATCAAAGCGTATTATGATGCACACCAAGCCGAATTTACTGTACCAGAACAAGTAAAAGTACAATATATTGATTTAACACACCAAGATGTCGCGAAAAATATCAATGTAACCGATGTTCAGGTTGCACAATATTATCAAGATAATCTTGCACAATATACCCAACAACGTGTTGCTCATATCCAAGTACCAACCAAAGAAGAAGCAGATAAAATTTATCAAGAACTACTAAATGGTGCAGACTTTGCTACTCTCGCAAAAGAATATTCTAAAGACACTCTTTCTGCGAAAAATGGTGGTGATTTAAGTTGGATCACTCCAGGAATGATGCCGAAAGCATTTGAAGATGCTGCAATTCAATTAAAAGCAGGACAATTCTCTTTACCAGTTAAAGTGGATAACGCCTACCACATCATCAAAGTTGAAGAAGAAAAAGTTCAACCACTTTCTGATGTAAAAGATGAAATTGCAACAAAACTTCGTAACGAATTGGCACTTAATGCTTTCTATAGTACAGAGAAAAAATTAAGTGATACCGCATTCGGCACAACAGACAATCTTGATAGCGTAGGCAAAGAATTGAACTTACCCGTTCATGAAACTACCCTATTCTCTCGTCAAGACGTACCTGCAGCCTTAAATTACGGTAGTGTTGTAACCGCATTATTTAACTCAGACATCACGCAAGGTGGCATGAATTCTGAAGCAATCAGTGTTGGCGATCAACATTCTATTGTTGTACGTGTGCTTCAACACAAAGCAGCGGGCGTTCGTACTCTTGATGAAGCAAAAGCAGACATTACGCATTTAATTCAGCAACAAAAAGCGCAAGCAATTGCATTCCAAAATGCAGAAAAAATTGCCACTGACTTGAATGCCAATAAACCAATGCCTGCGGATGTACAATTTGGTAAAGATGAAACTCTTTCATTCAGCAATACAAGCCAACCTGATTTAACGCAAGCTGTTTTCGCTCTGCCAAAATCAGATAAACCAATGTATTACGCTGTGAAAATGCCAGCGGGCGAAGTGAAACTTGTCGAACTTGAAAAAGTAACCGATCCAGCACTTACCCCTGAACAACAAAAAGCCTTTACCCAACAAGTGCAACAAGCCAAATTAATGGCACTCAACACTTTACTCGTAAAAGCATTACGCGAACATGCTGAAATCAAAGTCAACAAAGACTTCATGCAAGCAGAATAA